A genomic region of Candidatus Eremiobacteraceae bacterium contains the following coding sequences:
- a CDS encoding halocarboxylic acid dehydrogenase DehI family protein, whose product MLVRFVRENEVDDERVREAFRNVKASLRMPIVNGIFQAYATSPKFLDVVWRRLRPSLLAASFVERARRIAALAESGIATWPVADHAALLHARNLSEGDLRRMRDIADLFRQVNPKLLIVALAVDGALAGETVGGVGSPGPRHPGDSDDIGYDYRTLAMPAVEEGEAPLRVRTIFEDLKAVTGAPFVSGDYRTMATSPDWLEVWWRDCKPAISDPRYAALCRAIYDEAMSAANELPYRLTLSQSLLTGNDVDATERARIAAVNRIFCDMLPGLIVNTALARKGLGPQPV is encoded by the coding sequence GTGCTCGTGCGGTTCGTCCGCGAGAACGAAGTCGACGATGAGCGCGTGCGCGAGGCTTTTCGCAATGTGAAGGCATCGCTGCGCATGCCGATCGTGAACGGGATATTCCAAGCGTATGCCACGTCACCGAAATTCTTGGACGTCGTCTGGCGCCGCCTCCGGCCGAGCCTTCTCGCGGCGTCATTCGTCGAACGCGCGCGGCGGATCGCCGCGCTGGCCGAAAGCGGCATCGCGACCTGGCCGGTGGCCGACCATGCAGCGCTGTTGCACGCACGCAATCTCAGCGAAGGCGACCTTCGCAGGATGCGCGACATCGCCGATCTGTTCCGTCAAGTCAATCCCAAGTTGTTGATCGTCGCTCTCGCCGTCGACGGCGCATTGGCGGGTGAAACCGTCGGCGGCGTCGGCAGTCCTGGTCCCCGGCATCCGGGCGATTCAGACGACATCGGCTACGACTATCGGACGCTCGCGATGCCGGCCGTAGAGGAGGGTGAAGCTCCGCTGCGCGTCCGAACTATTTTCGAAGATCTGAAGGCGGTGACCGGAGCGCCGTTCGTCAGCGGCGATTACCGGACGATGGCCACGTCACCCGACTGGTTGGAAGTTTGGTGGCGCGATTGCAAACCCGCGATTTCCGATCCGCGCTATGCGGCGCTTTGCCGGGCGATCTACGACGAGGCCATGTCCGCCGCGAACGAGCTCCCCTACCGGCTCACGCTCAGTCAATCGCTCTTGACCGGGAACGATGTCGATGCCACCGAGCGCGCGCGCATCGCGGCTGTCAATAGAATCTTCTGCGATATGCTGCCCGGGCTTATCGTGAACACGGCGCTCGCGCGCAAAGGCCTCGGCCCCCAACCGGTCTGA
- a CDS encoding glycosyltransferase family A protein encodes MKKAAPLITVQICTYNRRALLGQVMDALFAQDLDPASYEIVLVDDGSTDGTYEHVIRGFRPPCALHVVRQNNAGLARGRNVGIARARGDVIMFMDDDVLATPGLLSAHVRFHNDHPRAICRGGVINVTSFDSLPPARYSWRNYSGAYFWTTNVSAPLALVREAGGFDERFSEYGWEDLELGYRLRRMGVPSILARDALVFHFKPPAAPKAFAGMIKQARAQARTAVQFARKHPHWRVRLATGQSAANVWWSGVARSLRWPQMLERIAGKSASGEAAEPATALQRWAASRLARAAYYDELARADRAR; translated from the coding sequence TTGAAAAAAGCGGCTCCCCTCATCACCGTGCAGATCTGTACGTACAACCGCCGCGCGCTGCTCGGCCAGGTGATGGACGCGCTGTTCGCGCAAGACCTCGACCCCGCCAGTTATGAGATCGTGCTCGTCGACGATGGTTCGACCGACGGCACCTACGAGCACGTCATACGCGGCTTTCGGCCGCCGTGTGCCCTGCATGTCGTGCGTCAGAACAATGCCGGGCTCGCGCGCGGCCGCAACGTCGGCATCGCTCGTGCGCGCGGCGACGTGATCATGTTCATGGACGACGACGTGCTTGCGACGCCCGGGCTCTTGTCCGCGCACGTGCGCTTTCACAACGATCATCCGCGCGCGATCTGCCGCGGCGGCGTCATCAACGTCACCTCGTTCGACTCCCTGCCGCCCGCGCGCTATTCGTGGCGCAACTATTCCGGGGCGTATTTTTGGACGACGAACGTGTCGGCGCCGCTCGCGCTCGTGCGCGAAGCGGGCGGTTTCGACGAACGCTTCTCCGAGTACGGTTGGGAAGATCTCGAGCTTGGCTACCGCTTGCGGCGCATGGGAGTGCCTTCGATTCTGGCGCGCGACGCGCTCGTGTTCCACTTCAAACCGCCGGCGGCGCCGAAGGCATTCGCAGGCATGATCAAGCAGGCGCGCGCGCAAGCGCGCACCGCCGTGCAATTCGCGCGCAAGCATCCGCATTGGCGGGTACGGCTCGCCACGGGCCAGTCGGCGGCGAACGTTTGGTGGAGCGGCGTCGCCCGCTCGCTACGGTGGCCGCAAATGCTCGAACGCATCGCAGGCAAAAGCGCGAGCGGCGAAGCGGCCGAACCGGCGACAGCGCTGCAGCGTTGGGCAGCGTCACGGCTCGCGCGGGCTGCATATTACGACGAGCTCGCTCGAGCGGACCGGGCGCGGTGA
- a CDS encoding glycosyltransferase family 9 protein gives MSFAGKPAAAYRKILLVRTDRVGDLVLTTPTVASFRRSWPNARIEIVVNDYTEPVMRHSPDVDAVHVLARAVAPAKARAIMRTLGENADIAVALAPRAPDHMLTSWTCAPKRIGYVYRRRYISRVAANFLLTSHALSDADPDLADRYPDRPVAHEVRQVQALVSLAGGTAINDELVLITGPEDQAFAQARVPAGAVCVCLSPRWFEPNFGLAATRTVIERLAAEASPVVITFGDDVADQARVLQSAEMGSAVTWVGGVTVLQWAACIARCSVVATVDTGATHVAAAMNVPVVVAFEHRYYRLSSQEWAPWRVPSALLCKPPDGADPAPLVEDIVNAVLRLRGR, from the coding sequence GTGAGCTTCGCCGGCAAGCCGGCCGCGGCTTACCGAAAGATCCTGCTCGTGCGCACGGATCGGGTCGGCGATCTCGTGCTGACGACGCCGACCGTCGCGTCGTTCCGCCGTTCTTGGCCAAACGCGCGGATCGAAATAGTCGTCAACGATTACACCGAACCGGTGATGCGCCACAGCCCCGACGTGGATGCGGTGCACGTACTGGCCCGTGCCGTCGCGCCCGCGAAGGCGCGCGCGATCATGCGCACGCTCGGAGAAAATGCGGACATCGCGGTCGCGCTTGCTCCGCGCGCGCCGGATCACATGCTGACTTCGTGGACGTGCGCCCCGAAGCGCATAGGGTACGTCTATCGGCGCCGTTACATCTCGCGCGTCGCGGCGAACTTTCTCTTGACTTCGCACGCGTTGTCGGATGCGGATCCGGATCTTGCCGATCGTTACCCCGACCGTCCAGTCGCTCACGAAGTCCGGCAAGTGCAAGCGCTGGTCTCGCTCGCCGGCGGCACGGCGATTAACGATGAGTTGGTGCTCATCACCGGGCCCGAGGACCAAGCGTTCGCGCAGGCGCGCGTGCCGGCCGGAGCGGTCTGCGTCTGCCTTTCGCCTCGCTGGTTCGAACCGAACTTCGGATTGGCGGCTACCCGCACAGTCATCGAGCGGCTCGCCGCCGAGGCAAGTCCGGTTGTGATCACGTTTGGTGACGACGTCGCCGACCAAGCCCGTGTTCTGCAGTCGGCGGAAATGGGGTCCGCCGTGACCTGGGTGGGCGGCGTCACGGTGCTGCAATGGGCGGCATGCATCGCGCGATGTTCGGTCGTCGCGACCGTCGACACCGGCGCCACGCACGTCGCTGCAGCAATGAACGTGCCCGTCGTGGTCGCGTTCGAGCACCGTTATTATCGATTGAGTTCGCAAGAGTGGGCGCCGTGGCGGGTCCCGAGCGCCCTTTTGTGCAAGCCTCCAGATGGCGCAGACCCTGCGCCGCTCGTCGAGGACATCGTCAACGCGGTGCTTCGCCTTCGCGGCCGGTGA
- the aspS gene encoding aspartate--tRNA ligase: MTDDSALRAHCGELTGLQEGRTAEIRGWVARSRDHGGLIFIDVRDRFGITQTVFDPSAAAAATATAATLRAEDVIAVRGLVRRRPPGTENKKLATGEIEIAATDVAVLNRSLTPPFPVQGDVDVDESLRMKYRYVDLRRPHMQRNIALRHRAIKAVRDHLDGLGFLEIETPMLIKQTPEGARDFLVPSRLHPGEFYALPQSPQLFKQLLMVGGFHRYFQIARCFRDEDSRADRQPEFTQIDLEMTFPTQEDVITVVEGMLRAMFEKSIDVPVALPFPRFSHAEAMARYGSDKPDIRFGMELEDFGAAFAGTEFKVFASALAAGNSIVGFVDEGGATRSRREFDALVTEAQALGCKGLAWIALADDGVKSSLPKVALTETALEAVRRAGGAKNGDAVLLVADEPDTARSLAGKLRLHVGEGKGLRDPHRFEFCWVLDFPLFEKDADTGAITSTHHPFTAPALGSEDLSGDPLSIRAQHYDIVLNGTELGSGSLRIHDPVLQKKIFAMLGYTDEEVKQRFGFLLEAFAYGAPPHGGIALGVDRIIQIMVGADSIREVIAFPKNQRFQDLMVEAPAPVPAALLRELHLKTDVPARAQAPA, translated from the coding sequence TTGACCGACGACAGCGCTCTCCGCGCCCACTGCGGCGAGCTCACGGGACTTCAGGAAGGCCGCACCGCGGAGATCCGCGGGTGGGTCGCGCGCTCGCGCGACCATGGCGGACTCATCTTCATCGACGTGCGCGACCGTTTCGGGATCACGCAGACGGTCTTCGATCCGAGCGCGGCGGCTGCTGCCACAGCCACCGCCGCGACGTTGCGTGCCGAAGACGTGATCGCGGTGCGCGGCCTCGTCAGACGCCGTCCGCCCGGCACGGAAAACAAGAAACTGGCCACGGGCGAGATAGAAATCGCCGCAACGGACGTGGCAGTGCTCAACCGGTCGCTTACGCCACCGTTTCCGGTGCAGGGCGACGTCGACGTGGACGAGAGCTTGCGCATGAAATACCGCTACGTCGACCTGCGCCGCCCGCACATGCAGCGCAATATCGCGCTGCGCCACCGTGCGATCAAAGCGGTCCGCGATCATCTCGACGGACTCGGTTTTCTCGAGATCGAAACGCCGATGCTCATCAAGCAGACGCCCGAAGGCGCGCGCGATTTCCTCGTGCCGAGCCGGCTGCATCCGGGCGAGTTCTACGCACTGCCGCAATCGCCGCAATTGTTCAAACAGCTGCTGATGGTCGGCGGATTTCACCGTTACTTTCAAATCGCCCGTTGCTTTCGCGACGAGGACTCGCGAGCCGACCGCCAGCCTGAATTCACGCAGATCGACTTGGAGATGACGTTTCCGACGCAAGAAGATGTCATCACCGTCGTCGAAGGCATGCTGCGCGCCATGTTCGAGAAATCGATCGACGTGCCCGTCGCGCTTCCGTTCCCGCGTTTTTCACACGCGGAGGCGATGGCGCGCTACGGAAGCGACAAACCGGACATTCGATTTGGTATGGAGCTCGAGGATTTCGGCGCTGCGTTTGCCGGCACCGAATTCAAGGTATTCGCCTCGGCGCTGGCGGCCGGCAATTCCATCGTCGGATTCGTGGACGAGGGCGGCGCAACGCGTTCTCGCCGTGAGTTCGATGCGCTCGTCACGGAAGCGCAAGCGCTTGGGTGCAAGGGATTGGCATGGATCGCCCTTGCAGACGACGGCGTGAAGTCGTCGCTGCCGAAGGTCGCGCTCACCGAAACGGCGCTGGAAGCCGTCCGGCGCGCCGGCGGTGCGAAGAACGGTGACGCGGTGTTGCTGGTCGCCGACGAGCCCGACACGGCGCGATCGCTCGCGGGGAAACTGCGGCTACATGTCGGTGAAGGAAAAGGCTTGCGAGATCCGCATCGCTTCGAGTTCTGCTGGGTCCTCGACTTCCCGTTGTTCGAGAAAGATGCGGACACCGGCGCGATCACGTCGACACATCATCCGTTCACGGCGCCCGCGCTAGGAAGCGAAGACCTCAGCGGGGATCCGCTCTCGATTCGCGCGCAGCACTACGACATCGTGCTCAACGGTACGGAGCTTGGCAGCGGATCGCTGCGCATCCACGACCCCGTACTGCAGAAGAAGATATTTGCGATGCTCGGCTATACCGACGAAGAAGTGAAGCAGCGCTTCGGATTCTTGCTCGAAGCGTTCGCCTACGGCGCGCCGCCCCACGGGGGCATCGCGCTCGGCGTGGACCGCATCATCCAAATCATGGTCGGGGCGGATTCCATCCGCGAAGTCATAGCGTTTCCGAAGAATCAGCGCTTCCAGGATCTGATGGTCGAAGCGCCGGCCCCCGTACCGGCGGCGCTCTTACGCGAACTTCATCTCAAGACCGACGTGCCGGCCCGCGCGCAGGCGCCGGCTTGA
- a CDS encoding glycosyltransferase: MDISVVIPTYNRIDTLAEVLPTLLAQTLDASAYEIIVADSKSTDGTDAYLRDLSAGLDAGRVRHLPGAYSGRAAARNAGIAAANAPVVMFTDADILASPQLLERHLAGHRAAKGKRIAVVGCELQVRSLADYRAQRERPEIRRPLHPRSRTRLSWLYFLTGNASVRRDDVEAVGKFDESFTGYGHEDLELGYRLEKSGVELRYDPDAVNYHWHPVPFAEQIGRSELAGVSTVRFYRKHPEITVMANLGMTPVSLALHSLLRAVAPVRRAIERAGASEEIPRKNSWPYFARQIAYQYHYLTGVKRALRNADGATRS, translated from the coding sequence ATGGATATATCCGTCGTCATACCGACGTACAACCGCATCGATACGCTTGCCGAAGTGTTGCCGACGCTGCTCGCGCAGACGCTCGACGCTTCCGCGTACGAGATCATCGTCGCGGACTCCAAGAGCACCGACGGAACCGACGCGTATCTGCGCGACCTTTCAGCAGGCCTGGATGCCGGACGTGTCCGGCATCTGCCCGGTGCGTATTCCGGGCGAGCCGCGGCCCGCAACGCGGGCATCGCCGCGGCGAACGCGCCGGTAGTCATGTTCACCGACGCCGACATCCTCGCGTCCCCGCAACTGCTGGAGCGCCACCTCGCCGGCCATCGTGCGGCGAAGGGCAAACGCATCGCGGTGGTCGGCTGCGAGCTGCAAGTGCGTTCGCTCGCCGATTACCGTGCCCAGAGAGAGCGACCAGAAATACGCCGACCGCTGCATCCGCGGTCGCGCACGCGCCTCTCATGGCTTTATTTCTTGACGGGCAACGCTTCCGTCCGGCGCGACGACGTCGAAGCGGTCGGCAAGTTCGACGAATCGTTCACGGGTTACGGGCACGAAGATCTCGAGCTCGGCTACCGGTTGGAGAAAAGCGGGGTCGAATTGCGCTACGACCCTGACGCCGTCAACTATCATTGGCATCCCGTGCCGTTCGCCGAGCAGATCGGGAGAAGCGAACTCGCCGGCGTCTCAACGGTACGCTTCTACCGCAAACATCCGGAAATCACGGTGATGGCGAATCTCGGCATGACGCCCGTCTCGCTCGCGCTTCACTCGCTGCTCCGAGCGGTCGCGCCCGTCCGCAGGGCGATCGAACGTGCCGGTGCGTCCGAAGAGATTCCGCGCAAGAACTCGTGGCCGTACTTCGCGCGCCAGATCGCATACCAATATCACTATTTGACCGGCGTGAAACGCGCACTGCGCAACGCCGACGGAGCAACGAGATCTTGA
- a CDS encoding glycosyltransferase family 9 protein, translating into MPHNRALLICAGGGIGDTLLASMVAAALKNKYETVDALTKAGHLDVLSRNPHISDVLVDQGSLLQMTGDIRERDYNAAVVTWATTRTALLPWLARIPMRVGQSRRNYSPLFTHRVPVVSEQGDTKTHWSTILLNYALALGCETSDELPLFPIRPEESAAADALLADAGIGESFALLHATCSWSTKRQVWPLEGWLAGADALQRRFGWPVITCGSPTDAPIARALSKDLGSPTIAGLTSLGSFAAVAKRAKYVVSMHSGPMHIAAAVGAPTVGVFPLQVDFPDRWRPLGPRVALVRARYSCPKRDLIETCPDYACVRALDSRDIVAAAERAMQPGGSPSVPSRPVND; encoded by the coding sequence CGCCTCGATGGTCGCCGCGGCGCTGAAGAACAAATACGAAACGGTCGATGCGCTGACGAAAGCGGGGCATCTCGACGTGTTGAGCCGCAACCCGCACATCTCGGATGTGCTGGTCGATCAGGGATCGCTGCTTCAAATGACAGGCGATATCCGCGAACGGGACTACAACGCCGCCGTGGTGACATGGGCGACCACTCGCACCGCATTGCTGCCGTGGCTTGCCCGGATTCCAATGCGGGTCGGCCAGAGCCGGCGCAACTATTCGCCGCTGTTCACGCACCGCGTTCCGGTCGTCTCCGAACAGGGCGATACGAAGACGCACTGGAGCACGATCTTATTGAATTACGCGCTGGCCTTGGGGTGCGAGACGAGCGATGAGCTTCCGCTGTTTCCGATCAGACCGGAAGAATCCGCCGCCGCGGACGCGCTGTTGGCCGACGCGGGCATCGGCGAGTCGTTCGCCCTGCTCCACGCGACATGTTCGTGGTCGACGAAACGCCAGGTGTGGCCACTTGAGGGTTGGCTCGCCGGCGCCGATGCGCTGCAGCGGCGCTTCGGCTGGCCGGTGATCACGTGCGGGTCTCCCACCGATGCGCCGATCGCGCGCGCGCTGTCCAAGGATTTGGGTTCGCCGACGATCGCAGGGCTCACATCGCTCGGCAGCTTTGCTGCGGTCGCGAAACGCGCGAAATACGTGGTCTCGATGCATAGCGGCCCCATGCATATCGCGGCCGCCGTCGGCGCGCCGACGGTCGGCGTCTTCCCATTGCAAGTCGACTTTCCGGACCGTTGGCGGCCGCTAGGTCCGCGCGTTGCGCTCGTACGGGCACGGTATAGTTGTCCGAAACGGGATTTGATCGAAACGTGTCCGGACTACGCGTGCGTGCGTGCGCTCGATTCGCGGGACATCGTTGCCGCTGCTGAAAGAGCCATGCAGCCTGGCGGCTCACCGTCGGTTCCCAGCCGGCCGGTTAATGATTAG